One genomic region from Mauremys reevesii isolate NIE-2019 linkage group 7, ASM1616193v1, whole genome shotgun sequence encodes:
- the KCNK7 gene encoding potassium channel subfamily K member 7 isoform X2, translating to MELPAVPQPWRYWLLLGAYGLFLLLGTAVFVGVEAPQEAGLREALRGARAGFVRQHQGCLAEPGLERLLERVLDADSYGVSALGNVSDDENWDFSSALFFAASVLTTTGYGHTVPLSDGGKVFCIFYTLLGLPATLLLATCLLQRLMRLLTHRPVQYFHTHWGISPGHAALGHAAAMGLSVLGLFILLPALCFWALENGWTFLESVYFCFISLSTIGLGDYVPGRGSPPSLRHLYKISITCPCLPLQ from the exons ATGGAGCTGCCCgcggtgccccagccctggcgctactggctgctgctgggcgcCTACGGGCTCTTCCTGCTGCTGGGCACCGCCGTCTTCGTGGGCGTCGAGGCGCCGCAGGAGGCCGGGCTCCGGGAGGCGCTGCGGGGCGCCAGGGCCGGCTTCGTGCGCCAGCACCAGGGCTGCCTGGCGGAGCCCGGCCTGGAGCGGCTGCTGGAGCGGGTGCTGGACGCCGACAGCTACGGGGTCTCCGCGCTGGGCAACGTCTCCGACGACGAGAACTGGGACTTCAGCTCGGCGCTGTTCTTCGCCGCCAGCGTCCTCACCACCACGg gCTATGGCCATACAGTGCCCCTGTCGGATGGGGGGAAGGTTTTCTGCATCTTCTACACCCtactgggactcccagccaccctgctcctgGCCACCTGTCTCCTGCAGCGACTCATGCGGCTGCTGACCCACCGGCCCGTTCAGTATTTTCACACCCACTGGGGCATCTCTCCAGGCCATGCAGCGCTGGGACACGCAGCTGCCATGGGACTGAGTGTACTGGGGCTTTTTATCCTGCTGCCAGCCCTCTGCTTCTGGGCCCTGGAGAACGGCTGGACCTTCCTGGAGTCTGTCTACTTCTGCTTCATCTCGCTCAGCACCATTGGGCTTGGGGACTACGTGCCAGGTCGTGGCAGCCCCCCCTCGCTGCGCCATCTCTACAAAATCAGCATCACCT gcccctgcctccccctccagTGA
- the KCNK7 gene encoding potassium channel subfamily K member 7 isoform X1, producing MELPAVPQPWRYWLLLGAYGLFLLLGTAVFVGVEAPQEAGLREALRGARAGFVRQHQGCLAEPGLERLLERVLDADSYGVSALGNVSDDENWDFSSALFFAASVLTTTGYGHTVPLSDGGKVFCIFYTLLGLPATLLLATCLLQRLMRLLTHRPVQYFHTHWGISPGHAALGHAAAMGLSVLGLFILLPALCFWALENGWTFLESVYFCFISLSTIGLGDYVPGRGSPPSLRHLYKISITCYLLLGLLAMLLALETIYELREVHSLVRFFAPPQAPASPSSEDDDQLEILSHDQLGLATVCGATHSGSQADNEADGRAAPRDGPSG from the exons ATGGAGCTGCCCgcggtgccccagccctggcgctactggctgctgctgggcgcCTACGGGCTCTTCCTGCTGCTGGGCACCGCCGTCTTCGTGGGCGTCGAGGCGCCGCAGGAGGCCGGGCTCCGGGAGGCGCTGCGGGGCGCCAGGGCCGGCTTCGTGCGCCAGCACCAGGGCTGCCTGGCGGAGCCCGGCCTGGAGCGGCTGCTGGAGCGGGTGCTGGACGCCGACAGCTACGGGGTCTCCGCGCTGGGCAACGTCTCCGACGACGAGAACTGGGACTTCAGCTCGGCGCTGTTCTTCGCCGCCAGCGTCCTCACCACCACGg gCTATGGCCATACAGTGCCCCTGTCGGATGGGGGGAAGGTTTTCTGCATCTTCTACACCCtactgggactcccagccaccctgctcctgGCCACCTGTCTCCTGCAGCGACTCATGCGGCTGCTGACCCACCGGCCCGTTCAGTATTTTCACACCCACTGGGGCATCTCTCCAGGCCATGCAGCGCTGGGACACGCAGCTGCCATGGGACTGAGTGTACTGGGGCTTTTTATCCTGCTGCCAGCCCTCTGCTTCTGGGCCCTGGAGAACGGCTGGACCTTCCTGGAGTCTGTCTACTTCTGCTTCATCTCGCTCAGCACCATTGGGCTTGGGGACTACGTGCCAGGTCGTGGCAGCCCCCCCTCGCTGCGCCATCTCTACAAAATCAGCATCACCT GTTACCTTctcctggggctcctggccaTGCTGCTGGCCCTGGAGACCATCTATGAGCTGCGCGAGGTCCACAGCCTTGTCCGATTCTTTGCCCCCCCacaggcccctgcctccccctccagTGAGGATGATGACCAGCTGGAGATCCTGAGCCATGACCAGCTGGGCCTGGCTACTGTCTGCGGGGCCACCCACTCTGGGAGCCAAGCAGACAACGAGGCAGATGGGAGAGCAGCACCCCGTGATGGCCCCTCTGGGTAA